Proteins from a genomic interval of Zingiber officinale cultivar Zhangliang chromosome 1B, Zo_v1.1, whole genome shotgun sequence:
- the LOC121979966 gene encoding GDT1-like protein 1, chloroplastic isoform X4 produces MPSPGADTVLPSGFPHFLKVQESYRFWDRGGNIAAASTVLSTFILVFVAEWGDMSFFSTIELATASSPLGVIGGALAGHAFATLD; encoded by the exons ATGCCCTCCCCAGGCGCCGACACCGTTCTTCCTTCCGGCTTCCCACATTTTTTAAAAGTCCAGGAGAGTTATCGATTTTGGGATCGAGGAG GAAATATAGCCGCAGCCAGTACTGTTCTCAGCACATTCATCTTAGTTTTTGTTGCTGAATGGGGTGATATGTCATTTTTCTCCACAATAG AACTTGCTACAGCTTCTTCGCCTTTGGGCGTCATAGGAGGTGCACTTGCTGGCCATGCTTTTGCAACTTTG GATTGA
- the LOC121979966 gene encoding GDT1-like protein 1, chloroplastic isoform X3, whose amino-acid sequence MPSPGADTVLPSGFPHFLKVQESYRFWDRGGDSAGNIAAASTVLSTFILVFVAEWGDMSFFSTIELATASSPLGVIGGALAGHAFATLD is encoded by the exons ATGCCCTCCCCAGGCGCCGACACCGTTCTTCCTTCCGGCTTCCCACATTTTTTAAAAGTCCAGGAGAGTTATCGATTTTGGGATCGAGGAG GAGATAGTGCAGGAAATATAGCCGCAGCCAGTACTGTTCTCAGCACATTCATCTTAGTTTTTGTTGCTGAATGGGGTGATATGTCATTTTTCTCCACAATAG AACTTGCTACAGCTTCTTCGCCTTTGGGCGTCATAGGAGGTGCACTTGCTGGCCATGCTTTTGCAACTTTG GATTGA
- the LOC121979966 gene encoding GDT1-like protein 1, chloroplastic isoform X2, translating into MPSPGADTVLPSGFPHFLKVQESYRFWDRGGNIAAASTVLSTFILVFVAEWGDMSFFSTIELATASSPLGVIGGALAGHAFATLVKKRDII; encoded by the exons ATGCCCTCCCCAGGCGCCGACACCGTTCTTCCTTCCGGCTTCCCACATTTTTTAAAAGTCCAGGAGAGTTATCGATTTTGGGATCGAGGAG GAAATATAGCCGCAGCCAGTACTGTTCTCAGCACATTCATCTTAGTTTTTGTTGCTGAATGGGGTGATATGTCATTTTTCTCCACAATAG AACTTGCTACAGCTTCTTCGCCTTTGGGCGTCATAGGAGGTGCACTTGCTGGCCATGCTTTTGCAACTTTGGTAAAGAAACGAGACATTAtataa
- the LOC121979966 gene encoding GDT1-like protein 1, chloroplastic isoform X1, with amino-acid sequence MPSPGADTVLPSGFPHFLKVQESYRFWDRGGDSAGNIAAASTVLSTFILVFVAEWGDMSFFSTIELATASSPLGVIGGALAGHAFATLVKKRDII; translated from the exons ATGCCCTCCCCAGGCGCCGACACCGTTCTTCCTTCCGGCTTCCCACATTTTTTAAAAGTCCAGGAGAGTTATCGATTTTGGGATCGAGGAG GAGATAGTGCAGGAAATATAGCCGCAGCCAGTACTGTTCTCAGCACATTCATCTTAGTTTTTGTTGCTGAATGGGGTGATATGTCATTTTTCTCCACAATAG AACTTGCTACAGCTTCTTCGCCTTTGGGCGTCATAGGAGGTGCACTTGCTGGCCATGCTTTTGCAACTTTGGTAAAGAAACGAGACATTAtataa